Genomic DNA from Solanum pennellii chromosome 3, SPENNV200:
AAACTTGAACTGAAGTATATGAAAAACAGTCACCAATTCCCAAGATTTTCTGCTACTTTGCTTATTAAGTTGAAAGAATGAAACTTTGCCTACAAAAATTGTAATGTTAGTTAACTTGTTATATATGATCAAATTATTAGACACAATGTTGGGGAGTCTGATCATGACATGGGGCAGAAGGGGGTTCATCTTGACCCAAGAATGAATTGAATCGAAatgattttttgatattttcaagGAATTTACATCATATTGTTCTTCTATTACTCTTCAAATttgatttgttatgttttaattaattgattaacgGACAtcaaaatgatttctaaatttTATGCTATCCATATTATCATTAATATTAGTGTCACAAGTTCGAACTTGGAACTTAGTAACTCAAATgctagaaaaaaaaacatatatatgttcaggaaattcaaaaattatatatattaaaaataaaataaaataaaatacatatggatatataattatttttggtgaATAAATGTGGTAAAATTCCTTTAACTCAGCCTTGGGGCCCACCTACACGTCGACACCCACTCAGAAAATTACAAATCAGCACAGCTTATGCAAGTGTGTAAAaacactttttatatttttatcaaaaccGTACCTCTTCAAATCTCAGCAAAACCCCTCTTTGTTCCCATCCCATTTATTCCCAGCTCCGATTCAAACTCTTAACAAGTTTATCAAAGGCGGTCAGCGGTCGGCGACTGGATCCCGAGCAGTCACGCAAGCGTATGATCGATCGGTAATTTTTTATCTATGCTGATAATAACTTCGTGAGCAATCTGTTTATATCATTGTGTTTGTTTGCGTGATTTTGTGTTTATTAGATTTGATTTTAGTCGTTTTTCATTGGAATTGAATGTCGTAGGTTTGAGTTGTTAGGGTAAGAGAATTATTCTGCAAATCAGTTCTGTCGATGTGCCTCTACTGCCTTAAAGTATTCAGGGATTAAACTCTTGTAAAATAACATGAATGCTCCTTGGAGATCATCTACTTTGTTTAAGGAATTCGGCTTCtgttgaattttttgaaaatgtgtATTTTGTGGTTTCAATTTGATTGTCTTGTAAGTAAAAGAACTTTTGAATGTACCAAATTATCGGGTGATCTTGTaagtcttaaacatgccacgctGGAAGCTAGAATTAAAGCGTtgccaaaagaaaaagaaggaaagagTCATTCTTTCTGGaataaactaaaaaggaaagtagtTGAGGGAGATTATTTTAAGCAACTCGAAGCAGAAGCGGAAGGAATTTGCCTAAGTTAGCTAAGAAGAAGATAGAACTTGGGATTTTCTTCCGTGCTTCCAAATGAGCTGCAGATCAATATATATACTCTACTACCTTGCCAAAAGTGTGACTATGCAaatttgtaaataaaaatagttttactTAAAAACGTAAGGACTAATCCGTGAAGctttttaaataataactaaCTCCCCCTTCAGCCGTTAAGTACTCCTCTTAAAGTGTAATAAACCATCCTGACTGCACAGCGTCTACTTCATCATTTTAGAACACGTCAGCTATATGTTTATTAGATTGAAAGCAAACAGTCGCACTGACTGGAAGTATAATGCATTAGTTGTTGTCATTTATGGGAATGTTGTTCATATAGATGATCCTGTTAGAAGTTAGACGGCATGGACAAAgtagaaaatatagaaatttgaCTACAAAAAGTTGAATTCTCACCTTTTTGTGTTTTGATGTAGCTGTATGCTTGCGGGAAAATATGGTGAAGTTGACTTTGATTGCTCGCGTGACTGATGGCCTTCCTTTAGCCGAGGGGCTGGATGATGGTCGTGATGTTCAAAATGCAGATTTCTACAAACAGCAGGTGAAGGCCTTATTCAAGAACCTGTCAATGCGCCAAAATGACGCTTCAAGGATGTCTATTGAAACTGGACCTTATGTCTTCCAGTATCCTTTTGTTCATGTTATCTTTCCAACGTGACTTCACCGGTTTACTTATGGGTCAACACCCaataatatattgtgttttGATTTTCTCTCGAAGATGAGAGAATGTGCAACTTCCTTTCTGAGCTTGACAAGTTATTTCTTCTAATAGGGTTTTGCCGGGGGTGGGATGGGGGATTCATTTGAAACTTTTAATGAATATTTTGCATATTTAGTAATCAATTTGCCCCTTCCCTAACTATTTCAATTAACTTGTACTATTGCCCATGTTTCAATTATATCTTGGTACTGCTTATTGGGGGTATTTTGATTTGAAAACCCTATGAAGTCAATACTTGTTAGAAAAGGAAATCTCCAGCATTCATAGTCCTTAAAACTTTCCCATTTGGTTTCAATATAACAGACAAGTGTTTATTTCAGAAATGATCAGTGTTGCTGGTTTAGTGCTTTAGATGAATGAGATTCCACCTTGGTGTGTCTAAGCTGTTAAATACTCTTGATCCCTTATGCGACATACATTCTCTTGGTTTGTTTAGTATGTCCACTTGATAAGCTTTCACAACTAAAAACATTGTACTTCTAGTTTTTTACTGGATTTTGAGTAGcatcaatttcatcattatCATGGCTGACTGAATGTGAAATATGAAGGATGATTTGGCATTTTAATCATTAACGCATCCAAAGTATGTGAACTTCCGGAGTAATTACTGTTGCCTTAACTACTTTTTTTGTCATGTATGCTTTCTGTACCACCAGTAATATTGCTCTTCTGTCTCTATTTCACCGTCTTGAGAAAGTTTACTCCATGTATATAGTATTCTCTTAACCCGTGCTCTCAGTTATATCATTGAAGGGCATGTTTGTTATCTGACAATGTGTGATCGCTCTTATCCCAAGAAACTTGCCTTTCAATACCTGGAAGACCTTAAGAATGAGTTTGAGCGCGCCAATGGGAGTCAAATTGAAACTGCTGCTAGACCATATGCTTTTATTAAATTTGGTAATCTATTCcaatagattttcttttatgttctttgtTGTCCAATTATATTTTGGTGAAACTGATATTTTGATGCTTGCAATATGTGATTTACCCTGTTGTAAAAGATACATTCATACAGAAGACAAAGAAACTGTACCAGGATACTAGAACTCAACGCAACATTTCTAAGTTGAATGATGAGCTTTACGAAGTTCATCAGATAATGACTCGAAATGTTCAAGAAGTTCTTGGAGTTGGTGAAAAGTTGGACCGTAAGTTTCTCATTCTAACATTCCTCTTTTGTGAACAATACCTCGTTCATTCTGGATTTCTTTGATTTGATTATCTCGAAAGATATTGTGCTAATGTGCTATTAACTTAACTTTTCAGTTTATTATATCGGCAATGTCAACTAATTGATATTAAAATTGAGTTTGTGGTATTACACTTACATTAGTTCTGAACTTGTGGTGTTTATAAGGATCTTTCTAGTTTGGTTAGAGACTTGTATGTCCATGTACGGCAAGTGGTGAGATTTGGAGAATCTATGGTAAGGTTTTTTTACCTTTCCCATAGCAGCCTcgctaaattttaaattatggttGTCTCCAAGAGTTTCCTATCAGAACTTCAGGTGTCCATTGGTAGTGTATCACAAGTCTAAATGTCTGTAATTTTCAAGTTTATACGTCTTGATGTAGTAGGTCGGGAGACAAAAACAGAGGAGAGTGGATGCTGTGGAAGATTGTTGAGAAGTAAAATGGTTTAAAAGACCACACTTAGACGTCCTTAAAATTTGATAATGTAATATAACACGGTTAAGTGTTTATTCCTTTATGTCTCCTCATTAACTCCCAGAATGATTTCTTCTATCAGAAACTTCCAAGGTATAATTGTGTAGGCTGCATCTTATATGCTAATATTGAAGGcagaaaataacatttttggGTTTATTATTAAGGTAATTTAAATGGAGTAATTGTGGTTGTGAACTTGTGAGATGAGATTTTTATTTGGAATCATTAAAGTCCATGTTAAAGGAAAGTGGGTTCTCTATattgttgagaaaaaaatatggtgCTCTTGGTATAAAAGTAGTGGACACCAAATCCATCTCTATGCAAATAACATTGGGAGTTGTGTCAGTTCCGACAATATTTGCCACTTCCTAAATCCAAAAGGCACATGACATTAGTCAGCTGTAGGATTTGCAGCTTTGACATTGATTGGActcttatgatgatgtataatttttatatagttGGTTCGCTCCTATTTTCACCCTTCCCATGTTCATTGCCCTATTTGTTATTCCATTTATGATCATCTTAGGTGGCTACTGACTAGATTGTCGAATATCAATGTTGCAGAGGTCAGTCAGATGTCCAGCCGTTTGACATCTGAATCCCGGATATATGCTGATAAAGCAAAAGACTTAAATCGTCAGGTTAGTTTCATTGGCTTCACAAGATGATGCACCTCATAATTTTGTTTGGAAGTTGTACAGTTTAAACTAATAGTAATACTAAAGCTGTACAAGAAACTGAAGGAACATACTCAGTgtgatttcttttaattctgCTAAAATGCAGCCATCATGTTGGTACCTTATTAGGCTCCGACACAAGCAAAGACAAGCAGCTTATGTTACTGATGGTTTTGTCTCATTTGTTTTATCTTTAAGCATGTGATCTGGATATTTGATATTGCTTTAATTACTGATTCATCACTTGACTTTAGGCTTTGATTCGAAAATGGGCTCCTGTTGCTATTGTGCTTGGagttgtcattctcttcttctGGCTCAGAACAAAGATCTGGTGATGCTTCCATACAGATGCAGCTCAGTGACGACAATACTGTCAAATGTTTTATTCATATTTGTCACCATCAGACTCTGCACAACCCAGAGAACCACCTCACATTACAGTTATCCAGCATGTGTTGTGCCATATCAGTTTTATAGTGCAAAAGAGGAAAGGAACCGCGGTGAATTATGTCCCTTAACCTTGagaaattacattaattttggCTCTCCTTTATATATTGTCTTGTTAGTTTAGCTTCAAAACTCCAAGAGGTAGCTCATTGTAGTTTCAGCTATGAAACTAACGACTTTCAGAATATACAGCAAATATAAACAATCCTTCAGATGTTATGCACAGGAGTTTGGTGCTTTGTTTACTAAGTCTAAGTTGCTGTATGCCTTCCAATACTTGAATCTTTTAAAGTGTTCATCTGGGTCTGtgaattttagtaaaaacagtAATCCAATTATGGCATAGCATGTCAAAAAAGGATTACATTTTCACCATTCTTATGAAAATGGTGTGGTTAATAAGTTGAAGTCAGGAAAATGACTATACGCTTAAATATTTGACAACGAATTATGTTATTGGTTCATGGTGCCACAATTAcatgatgaaaaatgaaaatttagaaaaacAGTCCTCAAATGCTTTGTTAAgtcatgagtgtcctctatgtTTGTAGTTGTTTGTATTTTA
This window encodes:
- the LOC107012159 gene encoding 25.3 kDa vesicle transport protein-like, whose amino-acid sequence is MVKLTLIARVTDGLPLAEGLDDGRDVQNADFYKQQVKALFKNLSMRQNDASRMSIETGPYVFHYIIEGHVCYLTMCDRSYPKKLAFQYLEDLKNEFERANGSQIETAARPYAFIKFDTFIQKTKKLYQDTRTQRNISKLNDELYEVHQIMTRNVQEVLGVGEKLDQVSQMSSRLTSESRIYADKAKDLNRQALIRKWAPVAIVLGVVILFFWLRTKIW